A genomic region of Saccopteryx bilineata isolate mSacBil1 chromosome 1, mSacBil1_pri_phased_curated, whole genome shotgun sequence contains the following coding sequences:
- the ADGRE5 gene encoding adhesion G protein-coupled receptor E5 isoform X4, protein MGGPRLSVSLVLQALCVLLTLLEDGPQNTRASAPTACAPWCPEHSTCVSASACRCLPGFNSSSGEIFTSPAESCEDINECAPPSTVTCGRFADCQNTEGSYHCMCTRGYRLVSGAAKFHNESENTCEDVDECSSGKHQCDNSTLCNNTLGSYTCLCRPGWVPKSGFRNNQRTTQCEEIFPTWTPPPGVKSQNFSRFFEKVQALGRDFKPASAQDTMTELIKSLDELLKSTGVPNDLVDLCDQHRMATHLLSYLEDVLRKLAKTIPSGSSFTYNSPSNSELSLVIQERGNGTIIIGQSHARMQLNWAEAAEVGDSGPIVAGIFSSEHMQKLLKNASLELDPKKKAKLEEIHESSVKANEYSLLSAINTVFLSNKNTEKLGSPVNFSFSHPKTEKLEPWQELICAFWKGNNSGGYWATTGCKKLGGGSVSTTCQCDHLSSFAILMAHYDVKDQKLALITKLGLSLSLVCLLLCILTFLLVRPIQGSRTTVHLHLCICLFVGSTIFLAGIENEGRQVGTRCRLVAGLLHYCFLAAFCWMSLEGLELYFLVVRVFQGQGLRKPWLYLIGYGVPGLIVAISAAVKPENYGRLIYCWLDPKDGFLWSFLGPVTFIILCNAVIFVTTVWKLTQKFSEINPDMKKLKKAKVLTITAIAQLFVLGGTWVFGLFLFDPRSQVLAYVFSILNCLQGFFLFLLHCLLNKKVREEYRKWACMVTGNKYSEFATSTTSSGHNQTRVLRPSESGM, encoded by the exons ATGGGAGGTCCCCGCCTCAGCGTCTCCTTGGTCCTACAGG CGCTGTGTGTCTTGCTGACTCTGTTGGAAGATGGGCCCCAGAACACCAGGG CCTCGGCCCCCACAGCCTGTGCTCCCTGGTGCCCTGAGCACTCCACCTGTGTCAGTGCCTCCGCCTGTCGCTGTCTTCCGGGATTCAACTCTTCATCTGGGGAGATCTTCACCAGCCCTGCGGAGAGCTGTGAAG ACATCAATGAATGTGCACCACCGTCGACAGTGACCTGTGGAAGATTCGCAGACTGCCAGAACACGGAGGGAAGCTACCACTGCATGTGCACCCGGGGATACAGGCTTGTTTCTGGGGCAGCCAAGTTCCATAATGAGAGTGAAAACACGTGTGAAG ATGTGGACGAGTGCAGCTCCGGGAAGCATCAGTGTGACAACTCCACCCTCTGCAACAACACTCTGGGCTCATACACATGCCTCTGCCGCCCAGGCTGGGTGCCCAAATCTGGATTCCGGAATAATCAAAGGACTACCCAGTGTGAAG AGATCTTCCCCACCTGGACCCCGCCCCCTGGAGTCAAGAGCCAG AATTTCTCCCGCTTCTTTGAAAAAGTCCAGGCTCTGGGCAGAGACTTCAAGCCAGCCTCAGCCCAGGACACTATGACG GAACTCATCAAGTCACTGGATGAGCTACTGAAATCCACTGGGGTCCCGAATGACCTAGTGGACTTGTGTGACCAGCACCGCATGGCTACCCACCTGCTGTCATACCTCGAAGACGTCCTGAGGAAGCTGGCCAAGACCATACCTTCTGGATCCTCCTTCACTTACAATTCCCCTTCGAACTCGG AGCTGTCCCTGGTGATCCAGGAGCGCGGGAATGGGACCATTATCATCGGCCAGAGCCATGCACGGATGCAGCTGAACTGGGCTGAGGCAGCCGAAGTCGGGGACTCAG GCCCCATTGTGGCAGGCATATTCTCCAGCGAACACATGCAGAAATTGCTGAAAAATGCCTCCTTGGAGCTGGACCCTAAGAAGAAAGCCAAGCTGGAAGAGATACATGAAAGTTCTGTAAAGGCTAACGAGTACAGTCTCCTCTCCGCCATCAACACGGTCTTTTTGAGCAACAAGAACACAGAGAAACTAGGCTCCCCTGTCAACTTCTCCTTCTCCCATCCT AAGACTGAGAAACTTGAGCCATGGCAGGAGCTAATCTGTGCCTTCTGGAAGGGTAACAACAGCGGTGGgtactgggccaccacaggctgCAAGAAGCTGGGCGGCGGGAGTGTCAGCACCACCTGTCAATGCGACCACCTGAGCAGTTTCGCCATCCTCATGGCCCACTATGACGTGAAG GACCAGAAGCTGGCCCTGATCACCAAGCTGGGACTGTCGCTGTCGCTGGTCTGCCTGCTGCTGTGCATTCTCACCTTCCTGCTAGTGCGGCCCATCCAGGGCTCGCGCACCACCGTGCACCTGCACCTCTGCATATGCCTCTTCGTGGGCTCCACCATATTTCTAGCGGGTATCGAGAATGAAGGTAGACAG GTGGGGACGCGCTGCCGCCTGGTGGCAGGGCTGCTGCACTACTGCTTCCTGGCCGCCTTCTGCTGGATGAGCCTTGAAGGCTTGGAGCTCTACTTCCTCGTGGTGCGCGTGTTCCAAGGCCAGGGCTTGAGGAAGCCCTGGCTCTACCTGATTGGCTACGGCGTGCCAGGGCTCATCGTGGCCATCTCGGCTGCGGTCAAACCCGAGAACTACGGCCGCCTTATCTA CTGCTGGTTGGACCCCAAAGACGGATTTCTCTGGAGCTTCCTAGGTCCTGTGACCTTCATCATTTTG TGCAATGCTGTCATCTTCGTGACAACTGTCTGGAAGCTCACTCAGAAATTCTCCGAAATCAACCCAGacatgaagaaattaaagaaggccAA gGTGCTGACCATCACGGCCATCGCACAGCTCTTTGTTCTGGGAGGCACATGGGTCTTCGGCCTGTTCCTCTTCGACCCAAGGAGCCAGGTGCTGGCCTATGTCTTCAGCATCCTCAACTGCTTGCAgggcttcttcctcttcctgctaCACTGCCTGCTCAACAAGAAG GTAAGGGAGGAGTACCGCAAGTGGGCCTGTATGGTCACTGGGAACAAGTACTCCGAGTTTGCCACGTCTACAACCAGCTCCGGCCACAACCAGACTAGG GTTCTCAGGCCGTCGGAGTCTGGCATGTGA
- the ADGRE5 gene encoding adhesion G protein-coupled receptor E5 isoform X5, producing the protein MGGPRLSVSLVLQALCVLLTLLEDGPQNTRASAPTACAPWCPEHSTCVSASACRCLPGFNSSSGEIFTSPAESCEDVDECSSGKHQCDNSTLCNNTLGSYTCLCRPGWVPKSGFRNNQRTTQCEEIFPTWTPPPGVKSQNFSRFFEKVQALGRDFKPASAQDTMTELIKSLDELLKSTGVPNDLVDLCDQHRMATHLLSYLEDVLRKLAKTIPSGSSFTYNSPSNSELSLVIQERGNGTIIIGQSHARMQLNWAEAAEVGDSGPIVAGIFSSEHMQKLLKNASLELDPKKKAKLEEIHESSVKANEYSLLSAINTVFLSNKNTEKLGSPVNFSFSHPKTEKLEPWQELICAFWKGNNSGGYWATTGCKKLGGGSVSTTCQCDHLSSFAILMAHYDVKDQKLALITKLGLSLSLVCLLLCILTFLLVRPIQGSRTTVHLHLCICLFVGSTIFLAGIENEGRQVGTRCRLVAGLLHYCFLAAFCWMSLEGLELYFLVVRVFQGQGLRKPWLYLIGYGVPGLIVAISAAVKPENYGRLIYCWLDPKDGFLWSFLGPVTFIILCNAVIFVTTVWKLTQKFSEINPDMKKLKKAKVLTITAIAQLFVLGGTWVFGLFLFDPRSQVLAYVFSILNCLQGFFLFLLHCLLNKKVREEYRKWACMVTGNKYSEFATSTTSSGHNQTRVLRPSESGM; encoded by the exons ATGGGAGGTCCCCGCCTCAGCGTCTCCTTGGTCCTACAGG CGCTGTGTGTCTTGCTGACTCTGTTGGAAGATGGGCCCCAGAACACCAGGG CCTCGGCCCCCACAGCCTGTGCTCCCTGGTGCCCTGAGCACTCCACCTGTGTCAGTGCCTCCGCCTGTCGCTGTCTTCCGGGATTCAACTCTTCATCTGGGGAGATCTTCACCAGCCCTGCGGAGAGCTGTGAAG ATGTGGACGAGTGCAGCTCCGGGAAGCATCAGTGTGACAACTCCACCCTCTGCAACAACACTCTGGGCTCATACACATGCCTCTGCCGCCCAGGCTGGGTGCCCAAATCTGGATTCCGGAATAATCAAAGGACTACCCAGTGTGAAG AGATCTTCCCCACCTGGACCCCGCCCCCTGGAGTCAAGAGCCAG AATTTCTCCCGCTTCTTTGAAAAAGTCCAGGCTCTGGGCAGAGACTTCAAGCCAGCCTCAGCCCAGGACACTATGACG GAACTCATCAAGTCACTGGATGAGCTACTGAAATCCACTGGGGTCCCGAATGACCTAGTGGACTTGTGTGACCAGCACCGCATGGCTACCCACCTGCTGTCATACCTCGAAGACGTCCTGAGGAAGCTGGCCAAGACCATACCTTCTGGATCCTCCTTCACTTACAATTCCCCTTCGAACTCGG AGCTGTCCCTGGTGATCCAGGAGCGCGGGAATGGGACCATTATCATCGGCCAGAGCCATGCACGGATGCAGCTGAACTGGGCTGAGGCAGCCGAAGTCGGGGACTCAG GCCCCATTGTGGCAGGCATATTCTCCAGCGAACACATGCAGAAATTGCTGAAAAATGCCTCCTTGGAGCTGGACCCTAAGAAGAAAGCCAAGCTGGAAGAGATACATGAAAGTTCTGTAAAGGCTAACGAGTACAGTCTCCTCTCCGCCATCAACACGGTCTTTTTGAGCAACAAGAACACAGAGAAACTAGGCTCCCCTGTCAACTTCTCCTTCTCCCATCCT AAGACTGAGAAACTTGAGCCATGGCAGGAGCTAATCTGTGCCTTCTGGAAGGGTAACAACAGCGGTGGgtactgggccaccacaggctgCAAGAAGCTGGGCGGCGGGAGTGTCAGCACCACCTGTCAATGCGACCACCTGAGCAGTTTCGCCATCCTCATGGCCCACTATGACGTGAAG GACCAGAAGCTGGCCCTGATCACCAAGCTGGGACTGTCGCTGTCGCTGGTCTGCCTGCTGCTGTGCATTCTCACCTTCCTGCTAGTGCGGCCCATCCAGGGCTCGCGCACCACCGTGCACCTGCACCTCTGCATATGCCTCTTCGTGGGCTCCACCATATTTCTAGCGGGTATCGAGAATGAAGGTAGACAG GTGGGGACGCGCTGCCGCCTGGTGGCAGGGCTGCTGCACTACTGCTTCCTGGCCGCCTTCTGCTGGATGAGCCTTGAAGGCTTGGAGCTCTACTTCCTCGTGGTGCGCGTGTTCCAAGGCCAGGGCTTGAGGAAGCCCTGGCTCTACCTGATTGGCTACGGCGTGCCAGGGCTCATCGTGGCCATCTCGGCTGCGGTCAAACCCGAGAACTACGGCCGCCTTATCTA CTGCTGGTTGGACCCCAAAGACGGATTTCTCTGGAGCTTCCTAGGTCCTGTGACCTTCATCATTTTG TGCAATGCTGTCATCTTCGTGACAACTGTCTGGAAGCTCACTCAGAAATTCTCCGAAATCAACCCAGacatgaagaaattaaagaaggccAA gGTGCTGACCATCACGGCCATCGCACAGCTCTTTGTTCTGGGAGGCACATGGGTCTTCGGCCTGTTCCTCTTCGACCCAAGGAGCCAGGTGCTGGCCTATGTCTTCAGCATCCTCAACTGCTTGCAgggcttcttcctcttcctgctaCACTGCCTGCTCAACAAGAAG GTAAGGGAGGAGTACCGCAAGTGGGCCTGTATGGTCACTGGGAACAAGTACTCCGAGTTTGCCACGTCTACAACCAGCTCCGGCCACAACCAGACTAGG GTTCTCAGGCCGTCGGAGTCTGGCATGTGA
- the ADGRE5 gene encoding adhesion G protein-coupled receptor E5 isoform X3: MGGPRLSVSLVLQALCVLLTLLEDGPQNTRASAPTACAPWCPEHSTCVSASACRCLPGFNSSSGEIFTSPAESCEDINECAPPSTVTCGRFADCQNTEGSYHCMCTRGYRLVSGAAKFHNESENTCEEVDKCQLNPRICKGHSNCVNTQGSYTCKCPPGLEMSPEDPKLCKDVDECSSGKHQCDNSTLCNNTLGSYTCLCRPGWVPKSGFRNNQRTTQCEEIFPTWTPPPGVKSQNFSRFFEKVQALGRDFKPASAQDTMTELIKSLDELLKSTGVPNDLVDLCDQHRMATHLLSYLEDVLRKLAKTIPSGSSFTYNSPSNSELSLVIQERGNGTIIIGQSHARMQLNWAEAAEVGDSGPIVAGIFSSEHMQKLLKNASLELDPKKKAKLEEIHESSVKANEYSLLSAINTVFLSNKNTEKLGSPVNFSFSHPKTEKLEPWQELICAFWKGNNSGGYWATTGCKKLGGGSVSTTCQCDHLSSFAILMAHYDVKDQKLALITKLGLSLSLVCLLLCILTFLLVRPIQGSRTTVHLHLCICLFVGSTIFLAGIENEGRQVGTRCRLVAGLLHYCFLAAFCWMSLEGLELYFLVVRVFQGQGLRKPWLYLIGYGVPGLIVAISAAVKPENYGRLIYCWLDPKDGFLWSFLGPVTFIILCNAVIFVTTVWKLTQKFSEINPDMKKLKKAKVLTITAIAQLFVLGGTWVFGLFLFDPRSQVLAYVFSILNCLQGFFLFLLHCLLNKKVREEYRKWACMVTGNKYSEFATSTTSSGHNQTRVLRPSESGM; this comes from the exons ATGGGAGGTCCCCGCCTCAGCGTCTCCTTGGTCCTACAGG CGCTGTGTGTCTTGCTGACTCTGTTGGAAGATGGGCCCCAGAACACCAGGG CCTCGGCCCCCACAGCCTGTGCTCCCTGGTGCCCTGAGCACTCCACCTGTGTCAGTGCCTCCGCCTGTCGCTGTCTTCCGGGATTCAACTCTTCATCTGGGGAGATCTTCACCAGCCCTGCGGAGAGCTGTGAAG ACATCAATGAATGTGCACCACCGTCGACAGTGACCTGTGGAAGATTCGCAGACTGCCAGAACACGGAGGGAAGCTACCACTGCATGTGCACCCGGGGATACAGGCTTGTTTCTGGGGCAGCCAAGTTCCATAATGAGAGTGAAAACACGTGTGAAG AAGTGGACAAATGTCAGCTGAACCCCAGAATCTGTAAAGGGCACAGCAACTGTGTCAACACCCAGGGCAGCTACACCTGCAAGTGCCCGCCTGGGTTGGAGATGAGCCCAGAGGACCCGAAGCTGTGCAAAG ATGTGGACGAGTGCAGCTCCGGGAAGCATCAGTGTGACAACTCCACCCTCTGCAACAACACTCTGGGCTCATACACATGCCTCTGCCGCCCAGGCTGGGTGCCCAAATCTGGATTCCGGAATAATCAAAGGACTACCCAGTGTGAAG AGATCTTCCCCACCTGGACCCCGCCCCCTGGAGTCAAGAGCCAG AATTTCTCCCGCTTCTTTGAAAAAGTCCAGGCTCTGGGCAGAGACTTCAAGCCAGCCTCAGCCCAGGACACTATGACG GAACTCATCAAGTCACTGGATGAGCTACTGAAATCCACTGGGGTCCCGAATGACCTAGTGGACTTGTGTGACCAGCACCGCATGGCTACCCACCTGCTGTCATACCTCGAAGACGTCCTGAGGAAGCTGGCCAAGACCATACCTTCTGGATCCTCCTTCACTTACAATTCCCCTTCGAACTCGG AGCTGTCCCTGGTGATCCAGGAGCGCGGGAATGGGACCATTATCATCGGCCAGAGCCATGCACGGATGCAGCTGAACTGGGCTGAGGCAGCCGAAGTCGGGGACTCAG GCCCCATTGTGGCAGGCATATTCTCCAGCGAACACATGCAGAAATTGCTGAAAAATGCCTCCTTGGAGCTGGACCCTAAGAAGAAAGCCAAGCTGGAAGAGATACATGAAAGTTCTGTAAAGGCTAACGAGTACAGTCTCCTCTCCGCCATCAACACGGTCTTTTTGAGCAACAAGAACACAGAGAAACTAGGCTCCCCTGTCAACTTCTCCTTCTCCCATCCT AAGACTGAGAAACTTGAGCCATGGCAGGAGCTAATCTGTGCCTTCTGGAAGGGTAACAACAGCGGTGGgtactgggccaccacaggctgCAAGAAGCTGGGCGGCGGGAGTGTCAGCACCACCTGTCAATGCGACCACCTGAGCAGTTTCGCCATCCTCATGGCCCACTATGACGTGAAG GACCAGAAGCTGGCCCTGATCACCAAGCTGGGACTGTCGCTGTCGCTGGTCTGCCTGCTGCTGTGCATTCTCACCTTCCTGCTAGTGCGGCCCATCCAGGGCTCGCGCACCACCGTGCACCTGCACCTCTGCATATGCCTCTTCGTGGGCTCCACCATATTTCTAGCGGGTATCGAGAATGAAGGTAGACAG GTGGGGACGCGCTGCCGCCTGGTGGCAGGGCTGCTGCACTACTGCTTCCTGGCCGCCTTCTGCTGGATGAGCCTTGAAGGCTTGGAGCTCTACTTCCTCGTGGTGCGCGTGTTCCAAGGCCAGGGCTTGAGGAAGCCCTGGCTCTACCTGATTGGCTACGGCGTGCCAGGGCTCATCGTGGCCATCTCGGCTGCGGTCAAACCCGAGAACTACGGCCGCCTTATCTA CTGCTGGTTGGACCCCAAAGACGGATTTCTCTGGAGCTTCCTAGGTCCTGTGACCTTCATCATTTTG TGCAATGCTGTCATCTTCGTGACAACTGTCTGGAAGCTCACTCAGAAATTCTCCGAAATCAACCCAGacatgaagaaattaaagaaggccAA gGTGCTGACCATCACGGCCATCGCACAGCTCTTTGTTCTGGGAGGCACATGGGTCTTCGGCCTGTTCCTCTTCGACCCAAGGAGCCAGGTGCTGGCCTATGTCTTCAGCATCCTCAACTGCTTGCAgggcttcttcctcttcctgctaCACTGCCTGCTCAACAAGAAG GTAAGGGAGGAGTACCGCAAGTGGGCCTGTATGGTCACTGGGAACAAGTACTCCGAGTTTGCCACGTCTACAACCAGCTCCGGCCACAACCAGACTAGG GTTCTCAGGCCGTCGGAGTCTGGCATGTGA
- the ADGRE5 gene encoding adhesion G protein-coupled receptor E5 isoform X1 yields the protein MGGPRLSVSLVLQALCVLLTLLEDGPQNTRASAPTACAPWCPEHSTCVSASACRCLPGFNSSSGEIFTSPAESCEDINECAPPSTVTCGRFADCQNTEGSYHCMCTRGYRLVSGAAKFHNESENTCEEVDKCQLNPRICKGHSNCVNTQGSYTCKCPPGLEMSPEDPKLCKDVNECTSGQSPCHKSTHCLNSVGSYKCRCRPGWKPVPGSPNGPNSTICEDVDECSSGKHQCDNSTLCNNTLGSYTCLCRPGWVPKSGFRNNQRTTQCEEIFPTWTPPPGVKSQNFSRFFEKVQALGRDFKPASAQDTMTELIKSLDELLKSTGVPNDLVDLCDQHRMATHLLSYLEDVLRKLAKTIPSGSSFTYNSPSNSELSLVIQERGNGTIIIGQSHARMQLNWAEAAEVGDSGPIVAGIFSSEHMQKLLKNASLELDPKKKAKLEEIHESSVKANEYSLLSAINTVFLSNKNTEKLGSPVNFSFSHPKTEKLEPWQELICAFWKGNNSGGYWATTGCKKLGGGSVSTTCQCDHLSSFAILMAHYDVKDQKLALITKLGLSLSLVCLLLCILTFLLVRPIQGSRTTVHLHLCICLFVGSTIFLAGIENEGRQVGTRCRLVAGLLHYCFLAAFCWMSLEGLELYFLVVRVFQGQGLRKPWLYLIGYGVPGLIVAISAAVKPENYGRLIYCWLDPKDGFLWSFLGPVTFIILCNAVIFVTTVWKLTQKFSEINPDMKKLKKAKVLTITAIAQLFVLGGTWVFGLFLFDPRSQVLAYVFSILNCLQGFFLFLLHCLLNKKVREEYRKWACMVTGNKYSEFATSTTSSGHNQTRVLRPSESGM from the exons ATGGGAGGTCCCCGCCTCAGCGTCTCCTTGGTCCTACAGG CGCTGTGTGTCTTGCTGACTCTGTTGGAAGATGGGCCCCAGAACACCAGGG CCTCGGCCCCCACAGCCTGTGCTCCCTGGTGCCCTGAGCACTCCACCTGTGTCAGTGCCTCCGCCTGTCGCTGTCTTCCGGGATTCAACTCTTCATCTGGGGAGATCTTCACCAGCCCTGCGGAGAGCTGTGAAG ACATCAATGAATGTGCACCACCGTCGACAGTGACCTGTGGAAGATTCGCAGACTGCCAGAACACGGAGGGAAGCTACCACTGCATGTGCACCCGGGGATACAGGCTTGTTTCTGGGGCAGCCAAGTTCCATAATGAGAGTGAAAACACGTGTGAAG AAGTGGACAAATGTCAGCTGAACCCCAGAATCTGTAAAGGGCACAGCAACTGTGTCAACACCCAGGGCAGCTACACCTGCAAGTGCCCGCCTGGGTTGGAGATGAGCCCAGAGGACCCGAAGCTGTGCAAAG ATGTGAATGAATGTACCTCGGGGCAAAGCCCCTGCCACAAATCCACCCACTGCCTCAACTCTGTGGGCAGCTACAAGTGCCGCTGCCGCCCTGGCTGGAAGCCGGTTCCTGGGTCCCCCAATGGCCCAAACAGCACCATCTGTGAAG ATGTGGACGAGTGCAGCTCCGGGAAGCATCAGTGTGACAACTCCACCCTCTGCAACAACACTCTGGGCTCATACACATGCCTCTGCCGCCCAGGCTGGGTGCCCAAATCTGGATTCCGGAATAATCAAAGGACTACCCAGTGTGAAG AGATCTTCCCCACCTGGACCCCGCCCCCTGGAGTCAAGAGCCAG AATTTCTCCCGCTTCTTTGAAAAAGTCCAGGCTCTGGGCAGAGACTTCAAGCCAGCCTCAGCCCAGGACACTATGACG GAACTCATCAAGTCACTGGATGAGCTACTGAAATCCACTGGGGTCCCGAATGACCTAGTGGACTTGTGTGACCAGCACCGCATGGCTACCCACCTGCTGTCATACCTCGAAGACGTCCTGAGGAAGCTGGCCAAGACCATACCTTCTGGATCCTCCTTCACTTACAATTCCCCTTCGAACTCGG AGCTGTCCCTGGTGATCCAGGAGCGCGGGAATGGGACCATTATCATCGGCCAGAGCCATGCACGGATGCAGCTGAACTGGGCTGAGGCAGCCGAAGTCGGGGACTCAG GCCCCATTGTGGCAGGCATATTCTCCAGCGAACACATGCAGAAATTGCTGAAAAATGCCTCCTTGGAGCTGGACCCTAAGAAGAAAGCCAAGCTGGAAGAGATACATGAAAGTTCTGTAAAGGCTAACGAGTACAGTCTCCTCTCCGCCATCAACACGGTCTTTTTGAGCAACAAGAACACAGAGAAACTAGGCTCCCCTGTCAACTTCTCCTTCTCCCATCCT AAGACTGAGAAACTTGAGCCATGGCAGGAGCTAATCTGTGCCTTCTGGAAGGGTAACAACAGCGGTGGgtactgggccaccacaggctgCAAGAAGCTGGGCGGCGGGAGTGTCAGCACCACCTGTCAATGCGACCACCTGAGCAGTTTCGCCATCCTCATGGCCCACTATGACGTGAAG GACCAGAAGCTGGCCCTGATCACCAAGCTGGGACTGTCGCTGTCGCTGGTCTGCCTGCTGCTGTGCATTCTCACCTTCCTGCTAGTGCGGCCCATCCAGGGCTCGCGCACCACCGTGCACCTGCACCTCTGCATATGCCTCTTCGTGGGCTCCACCATATTTCTAGCGGGTATCGAGAATGAAGGTAGACAG GTGGGGACGCGCTGCCGCCTGGTGGCAGGGCTGCTGCACTACTGCTTCCTGGCCGCCTTCTGCTGGATGAGCCTTGAAGGCTTGGAGCTCTACTTCCTCGTGGTGCGCGTGTTCCAAGGCCAGGGCTTGAGGAAGCCCTGGCTCTACCTGATTGGCTACGGCGTGCCAGGGCTCATCGTGGCCATCTCGGCTGCGGTCAAACCCGAGAACTACGGCCGCCTTATCTA CTGCTGGTTGGACCCCAAAGACGGATTTCTCTGGAGCTTCCTAGGTCCTGTGACCTTCATCATTTTG TGCAATGCTGTCATCTTCGTGACAACTGTCTGGAAGCTCACTCAGAAATTCTCCGAAATCAACCCAGacatgaagaaattaaagaaggccAA gGTGCTGACCATCACGGCCATCGCACAGCTCTTTGTTCTGGGAGGCACATGGGTCTTCGGCCTGTTCCTCTTCGACCCAAGGAGCCAGGTGCTGGCCTATGTCTTCAGCATCCTCAACTGCTTGCAgggcttcttcctcttcctgctaCACTGCCTGCTCAACAAGAAG GTAAGGGAGGAGTACCGCAAGTGGGCCTGTATGGTCACTGGGAACAAGTACTCCGAGTTTGCCACGTCTACAACCAGCTCCGGCCACAACCAGACTAGG GTTCTCAGGCCGTCGGAGTCTGGCATGTGA